The following proteins come from a genomic window of Calditrichota bacterium:
- a CDS encoding sodium:calcium antiporter has translation MHIHFFHFLIGILLLYFSADLLVNSGVRLAELMNVRPFIIGVTVVSFVSSVPELSISMVSLSHHQPDIMIGNIIGSNIANVGLILPIAVLIRPAHLREKVLNRDVVVMFMATILFCSLLIGGKLHRWEGLLLFAAIILYNISLIHSSNLRKSKSISHYKTAKLFLQGSYANWKCFILLLVGLVGMIYSAKIIVKSAADIAEMLNISKMVISISMVAIATALPELGMAVVSSIRNQSDLLLGNIIGSNIYNLLFVTGFSAIIFPVGNIGQEILMKLLAMLIFSFFILPFALRERVSRKSALLFLLVYVGYISVLYLP, from the coding sequence GTGCACATTCATTTCTTTCATTTCCTTATCGGAATTTTATTGCTCTATTTCAGCGCGGATTTATTGGTCAACAGTGGCGTTCGTCTGGCAGAACTCATGAATGTCAGACCTTTCATAATTGGCGTGACCGTCGTTTCTTTCGTTTCTTCCGTGCCGGAGCTTTCGATTAGCATGGTCAGTCTTTCCCATCACCAACCCGATATCATGATCGGAAATATTATCGGCAGCAATATCGCCAACGTGGGCCTCATTTTACCCATCGCAGTTTTGATCAGACCTGCTCATTTGCGCGAAAAAGTACTCAACAGAGATGTCGTCGTCATGTTCATGGCAACGATTTTGTTCTGCTCATTGCTAATCGGCGGGAAGCTTCACCGCTGGGAAGGCTTGCTGCTTTTTGCCGCGATTATTCTGTACAACATTTCTCTGATTCACTCGTCAAATTTGAGAAAATCGAAATCGATTTCTCACTACAAAACAGCGAAGCTCTTTCTGCAAGGATCTTACGCCAACTGGAAATGCTTCATCTTGCTGCTCGTCGGATTGGTCGGCATGATTTACTCCGCGAAAATCATTGTCAAATCAGCAGCGGACATCGCTGAAATGCTGAACATCAGCAAAATGGTGATCAGCATCTCCATGGTAGCCATCGCCACCGCGCTGCCGGAATTGGGAATGGCAGTAGTCAGTTCAATCCGCAATCAAAGCGATCTTTTGCTGGGAAATATTATCGGCAGTAATATTTATAATTTGCTGTTTGTCACCGGGTTTTCTGCAATTATTTTTCCGGTGGGAAATATTGGGCAGGAAATTTTGATGAAATTATTGGCAATGCTGATCTTCAGCTTCTTCATCCTTCCTTTTGCGCTTCGTGAGAGAGTCTCCAGAAAGTCAGCGTTGCTCTTTCTGCTCGTTTACGTAGGTTACATTTCGGTTTTA